One Sediminicola sp. YIK13 DNA segment encodes these proteins:
- a CDS encoding Gfo/Idh/MocA family protein — protein sequence MTTRRKFIKKTSVLGAGILVTPSISLRFFGNFESQKLNVGLIGVGERGNNHLSNLLLRKDVNVTAICDIDASRIEEAKKKMIKAGKKAPKTYGSNDHDYRNLLELKEVDAVIIATPWLWHTRMTVDAMEAGKYAGVEVSAANTLEECWDLVNTHERTGTHMMILENVNYRRDVMAILNMVRQNIFGELVHFRCGYQHDLREVKFNNGSQPYGGGVEFGEKGYSEARWRTEHSVKRNADVYPTHGVGPIAVMADINRGNRFVSMTSSSSKGIGLHNHIVKQGGEDHPNAKVKFKQGDVITSTIETANGETIIVTHDCNLPRPYSLGFRVQGANGLWEVDGNRIYIEGKSEPHRWDVADAWLKEYDHPLWKKYGEYAEGSGHGGMDFFVLNSFVESAKLNIAPPLDAYDAAAWSAITPLSEVSIENNGAPQNFPDFTRGLWIKRPPYNWIKDTY from the coding sequence ATGACCACTAGAAGAAAGTTTATTAAAAAAACGAGTGTATTGGGAGCGGGAATTCTGGTGACACCAAGTATTTCTCTCAGGTTTTTTGGAAATTTTGAATCTCAAAAGTTAAATGTTGGACTTATAGGCGTAGGGGAGAGGGGAAATAACCATCTCAGTAATCTTCTTTTGCGCAAGGATGTAAATGTTACAGCCATCTGCGATATTGATGCCAGTAGGATTGAAGAAGCCAAGAAAAAGATGATCAAGGCGGGTAAAAAGGCACCTAAAACCTATGGGAGCAACGATCATGATTACCGGAACCTCTTGGAATTAAAAGAAGTGGATGCGGTTATTATAGCAACGCCATGGTTGTGGCATACGAGAATGACAGTTGACGCCATGGAAGCCGGTAAATATGCCGGGGTTGAGGTTTCTGCAGCGAATACTCTAGAGGAATGTTGGGACTTGGTAAATACCCACGAGCGCACTGGCACCCATATGATGATATTGGAAAATGTGAATTATAGAAGGGATGTAATGGCCATTCTTAATATGGTCCGGCAAAATATATTTGGGGAACTGGTACATTTTAGATGTGGGTATCAACACGATTTGAGGGAAGTGAAATTTAATAATGGGAGTCAGCCGTACGGAGGGGGAGTCGAGTTTGGTGAAAAGGGATATTCCGAAGCCCGTTGGCGAACAGAACATTCAGTAAAGCGAAATGCGGATGTATATCCCACCCACGGAGTTGGGCCCATTGCTGTTATGGCCGATATCAACAGGGGCAATAGGTTTGTTTCTATGACTTCAAGCTCCAGTAAAGGAATAGGCCTGCACAACCATATTGTAAAACAAGGTGGGGAAGACCATCCCAATGCCAAAGTTAAATTTAAGCAGGGTGATGTCATTACCTCTACGATTGAGACGGCTAATGGAGAAACCATCATTGTGACCCACGATTGTAACCTGCCAAGACCCTACTCTTTGGGATTTAGGGTACAAGGGGCTAACGGCCTCTGGGAGGTAGACGGAAATAGGATTTACATAGAAGGTAAATCGGAACCCCACAGATGGGATGTTGCCGATGCCTGGCTTAAGGAATACGATCATCCCCTTTGGAAGAAATATGGAGAATATGCGGAAGGATCTGGACATGGGGGAATGGATTTCTTTGTGCTGAATTCCTTTGTTGAATCGGCAAAATTAAATATAGCCCCGCCGCTGGACGCCTATGATGCGGCAGCTTGGAGTGCCATTACCCCCTTATCGGAAGTATCCATTGAAAATAATGGCGCACCACAAAATTTCCCAGATTTTACAAGGGGGTTATGGATCAAACGGCCGCCCTATAACTGGATAAAGGATACCTATTAG
- the hemN gene encoding oxygen-independent coproporphyrinogen III oxidase, with protein sequence MTTLVQKYNIAGPRYTSYPTVPYWNMDSFSGKIWQQTLIQSFEESNVEEGISLYIHLPFCEQMCTFCGCHKRITKRHDKEGPYIQAVLKEWWLYCNLFSSRPRIKELHLGGGTPTFFSPENLKILIEGIFKTATKDEGFEFSFEGHPNNTTKKHLETLYHLGFRRVSFGVQDYNETVQKAINRVQPFENVKRVTEYAREIGYTSVGHDIIFGLPFQTLEHVEQTILKTKELMPDRLAFYSYAHVPWLKGNGQRGYNDADLPSADDKREQYEKGKLMLSKVGYKEIGMDHFALPTDALFKSMESSELHRNFMGYTASKTQLMVGLGVSSISDSWYGFAQNVKGLEEYYHLIDNNIIPVYRGHILTEEEQIIRKHILNLMCRFETSWYGQEEYFPELLEVLERLEEMESDGLVEIGRNVLRVTEEGRPFIRNISMAFDILLHRKAPDTRLFSMTI encoded by the coding sequence ATGACAACATTAGTTCAGAAGTATAATATTGCAGGACCCAGATATACCAGTTATCCTACCGTTCCCTACTGGAATATGGACTCATTTTCAGGTAAAATATGGCAACAAACCTTAATCCAAAGTTTTGAAGAGAGCAATGTAGAGGAGGGGATAAGCCTGTACATTCATTTGCCCTTTTGCGAGCAGATGTGCACCTTTTGTGGATGTCATAAGCGAATAACCAAGCGACATGATAAGGAAGGTCCGTATATACAGGCAGTGCTTAAGGAATGGTGGTTGTATTGTAATTTGTTTTCTTCCAGACCTAGGATCAAAGAACTGCATTTGGGAGGGGGAACCCCCACTTTTTTTTCGCCTGAAAACCTCAAGATATTGATTGAAGGGATTTTTAAGACCGCAACCAAGGACGAAGGTTTTGAGTTCAGTTTTGAAGGTCATCCCAACAACACCACTAAAAAGCACTTGGAAACGCTATACCATCTTGGATTTAGAAGGGTAAGCTTTGGTGTTCAGGATTATAATGAAACGGTACAGAAGGCCATTAATAGGGTCCAGCCTTTTGAAAATGTAAAGCGGGTCACGGAATATGCCAGGGAAATAGGATATACTTCTGTAGGGCATGACATCATTTTCGGATTACCATTTCAGACCCTGGAGCATGTAGAACAGACCATTTTAAAGACCAAAGAATTGATGCCCGATCGTTTGGCATTCTATAGCTATGCACATGTTCCCTGGTTGAAAGGAAATGGACAACGTGGTTATAATGATGCAGATTTGCCTTCAGCTGATGATAAACGAGAACAATATGAAAAGGGGAAGCTGATGCTTTCAAAAGTAGGCTATAAAGAAATTGGAATGGATCATTTTGCGTTGCCTACCGATGCGCTCTTTAAGTCCATGGAATCTTCAGAGTTACATCGCAATTTCATGGGGTACACCGCATCCAAGACTCAATTGATGGTGGGGCTGGGAGTTTCAAGTATCAGTGATAGCTGGTATGGATTTGCACAAAATGTAAAGGGCTTGGAAGAGTATTATCATCTCATTGACAATAATATCATTCCCGTGTACAGAGGTCATATATTAACTGAAGAAGAACAAATAATAAGAAAACACATTTTAAATTTAATGTGTCGCTTTGAAACCTCATGGTATGGTCAGGAGGAATATTTCCCGGAACTTTTAGAGGTGTTGGAGCGATTGGAAGAAATGGAATCAGACGGGCTGGTGGAAATAGGGAGGAATGTTTTAAGAGTAACAGAAGAAGGCCGACCATTCATTAGAAATATTAGTATGGCCTTTGATATATTGTTGCACAGGAAGGCTCCTGATACACGTTTGTTTTCAATGACTATTTAA